In one Tachysurus fulvidraco isolate hzauxx_2018 chromosome 16, HZAU_PFXX_2.0, whole genome shotgun sequence genomic region, the following are encoded:
- the rhov gene encoding rho-related GTP-binding protein RhoV yields MPPQMDYSYQEARIPPVCVDQGHEHARARTPESDQEPVISCMLVGDGAVGKTSMIISYTNNGYPTDYKQTAFDVFSGQVQVDGAPVRIQLVDTAGQEEFDGFRSLSYAHTDVFLLCFSVVNPTSFQNITKKWIPEIRSCNPTSPIILVGTQSDLLLDVNVLIDLDRYKVKPVLGSRARSVAEKIRATEYVECSALTQKNLKEAFDAAIFAAIKHKARKAKKTRLSDRRAKAFSKCSWKKFFCFV; encoded by the exons ATGCCACCCCAAATGGACTATTCCTACCAAGAGGCCCGAATTCCGCCCGTTTGTGTGGACCAGGGGCACgagcacgcgcgcgcgcgcacgccgGAGTCGGACCAGGAGCCGGTGATCAGCTGCATGCTGGTGGGAGATGGAGCTGTTGGTAAAACCAGTATGATCATCAGCTACACCAACAACGGGTATCCCACTGACTACAAACAGACCGCTTTCGATGTGTTTTCAG GACAAGTCCAGGTGGATGGAGCACCTGTGCGGATCCAGCTCGTGGACACAGCTGGACAG GAGGAGTTTGACGGCTTCCGCTCGCTGTCGTACGCCCACACGGACGTCTTCCTGCTGTGCTTCAGCGTGGTCAATCCGACATCCTTCCAAAACATCACCAAGAAATGGATCCCGGAGATTCGCTCGTGCAACCCTACGTCTCCCATCATCCTGGTCGGGACTCAGTCGGACCTCCTGCTGGACGTCAACGTTCTCATCGACCTGGACCGCTACAAGGTGAAGCCCGTGCTCGGTTCTCGGGCTCGGAGCGTGGCAGAGAAGATCCGGGCTACGGAGTACGTTGAGTGCTCGGCTTTGACGCAGAAGAACCTGAAGGAGGCTTTTGATGCCGCCATTTTCGCTGCCATCAAACACAAGGCCAGGAAGGCCAAGAAGACGAGACTGTCGGACAGACGCGCTAAAGCGTTTTCTAAATGCAGCTGGAAAAAGTTCTTCTGCTTCGTCTGA